In one Paracoccus everestensis genomic region, the following are encoded:
- a CDS encoding DUF2934 domain-containing protein — MDHDHQERIKQRAHEIWESEGRPEGRDADHWSQAEQELNSQTGEGDQTGGGDQSSGVQPGSGQESGSSGQAGKSTRKNQSQPGAAEAMAGKTPKKTRKSAKTAASASTPYLNDGP, encoded by the coding sequence ATGGACCACGACCATCAGGAACGGATCAAGCAACGCGCCCATGAAATTTGGGAAAGCGAGGGCCGCCCCGAAGGCCGGGATGCCGATCATTGGTCCCAGGCCGAACAGGAATTGAACAGCCAGACGGGCGAAGGCGACCAGACTGGCGGAGGCGATCAATCCAGCGGCGTTCAGCCGGGAAGCGGGCAGGAAAGCGGCAGCAGCGGGCAGGCAGGCAAGAGTACTCGGAAGAACCAAAGCCAGCCGGGCGCAGCAGAGGCCATGGCAGGCAAGACACCGAAGAAGACCCGGAAGTCGGCAAAAACGGCAGCCTCGGCTTCGACGCCTTATCTGAACGACGGGCCGTAA
- the ccmA gene encoding heme ABC exporter ATP-binding protein CcmA, which translates to MTLLSVHDLAVSRGGLRTVEGVSFTLVAGQALILRGPNGIGKTTLLRTVAGLQPPVTGRIEMPDDAVAYAAHADGLKGALTVTENLVFWAQVFGGGDVIGAMDAMDLAALTDRPAAALSAGQKRRLGLARLLVSRRPLWVLDEPTVSLDAASVARFADVVRAHLDQGGAALIATHIDLGLEAQVLDLTPYRAKADSAARPAGFNEAFA; encoded by the coding sequence GTGACATTGCTGTCCGTCCATGACCTTGCCGTCTCGCGCGGGGGATTGCGGACAGTGGAAGGAGTGTCCTTTACCTTGGTCGCAGGGCAGGCGCTGATCCTGCGCGGGCCGAACGGCATCGGCAAGACGACGCTGCTGCGCACGGTCGCGGGCCTGCAGCCCCCGGTGACGGGCCGGATCGAGATGCCCGATGACGCTGTCGCCTATGCCGCCCATGCCGACGGCCTGAAAGGCGCGCTGACCGTGACCGAGAATCTGGTCTTTTGGGCGCAGGTCTTTGGCGGCGGCGATGTGATCGGCGCAATGGATGCCATGGACCTTGCCGCCCTGACCGACCGTCCTGCCGCGGCCCTGTCGGCAGGGCAGAAGCGGCGTCTGGGCCTTGCGCGCCTGCTGGTTTCACGCCGTCCGCTGTGGGTGCTGGACGAACCGACCGTGTCGCTGGATGCGGCATCCGTCGCGCGCTTTGCCGATGTGGTGCGTGCCCATCTGGATCAGGGCGGGGCGGCGCTGATCGCCACCCATATCGATCTGGGATTGGAAGCGCAGGTGCTGGACCTGACGCCGTACCGCGCGAAAGCTGACAGCGCCGCTCGTCCCGCGGGCTTCAACGAGGCTTTCGCATGA
- a CDS encoding heme ABC transporter permease: MSIWEYANPVKFMRTSGAILPWVVAGAAVCTVTGLIWGFLTPEDFRQGSTVKIVFLHVPAAMMAINIWVMMLVASLIWLIRRHHVSALAAKASAPIGAVMTLIGLITGAVWGQPMWGTWWEWDPRLTSFLILLLFYIGYIALWSAIDDPDSAADLTAVLCLVGSVFALLSRYAVFFWNQGLHQGASLSVQPGERMSAVYRYPLYLTMLGFGLLFLSLLLIRTRTEIRKRRLAALQAREMRA, encoded by the coding sequence ATGTCGATCTGGGAATACGCCAACCCCGTCAAGTTCATGCGCACCTCGGGCGCGATCCTGCCATGGGTTGTCGCAGGGGCTGCGGTCTGCACTGTCACGGGGCTGATCTGGGGCTTCCTCACGCCCGAGGATTTCCGCCAGGGATCGACAGTCAAGATCGTCTTCCTGCACGTTCCCGCCGCGATGATGGCGATCAACATCTGGGTCATGATGCTGGTGGCGTCGCTGATCTGGCTGATCCGCCGCCATCATGTCAGCGCGCTTGCCGCCAAGGCCTCAGCCCCCATCGGTGCGGTGATGACGCTGATCGGGCTGATCACCGGGGCGGTCTGGGGCCAGCCGATGTGGGGCACCTGGTGGGAATGGGATCCGCGGCTGACCAGTTTCCTGATCCTGCTCTTGTTCTATATCGGCTATATCGCGCTGTGGTCCGCCATCGACGATCCCGACAGCGCCGCCGACCTGACCGCCGTCCTGTGCCTGGTCGGGTCGGTCTTTGCCCTGTTGTCGCGCTATGCCGTGTTTTTCTGGAATCAGGGCCTGCACCAGGGTGCCAGCCTGTCTGTCCAGCCGGGCGAAAGGATGAGCGCGGTTTACCGATACCCGCTGTATCTGACGATGCTGGGCTTTGGCCTGCTGTTCCTGTCGCTGCTGCTGATCCGCACCCGCACCGAAATCCGCAAGCGTCGGCTGGCCGCGCTGCAAGCAAGGGAAATGCGCGCATGA
- the ccmD gene encoding heme exporter protein CcmD, with protein sequence MIELGKYAGAVMGAYGLSLGLLGGLIWHTLAANARARRALERQENRG encoded by the coding sequence ATGATCGAGTTGGGTAAATATGCGGGCGCGGTCATGGGTGCCTATGGCTTGTCGCTCGGCCTGCTGGGCGGGCTGATCTGGCATACGCTGGCCGCCAATGCCCGCGCGCGGCGCGCCTTGGAAAGGCAGGAAAACCGTGGCTAG
- the secD gene encoding protein translocase subunit SecD — protein MLQIDRWKRILIVGLCVLGIGFAVPNLFYQRVESHNDALAEIERNGVETPELAAARDAWPGWLPSSVVALGLDLRGGAHLLGEVRVAEVHKARMDALWPELRRALADERATLGAIRRLPSPEGTLKIEVENADGIARATEIVRGFSTPVTTLTGAGQQSLAIQQQGNTITIQLSDAEKAVTDDRTVQQSVEIIRRRVDEVGTREPTIVRQGADRILIQVPGIGSAEELKALIGTTAKLTFNSVVATGTDPQARPGVGQVILPSADQEGIYYTLEESPVVTGEELTNAMPGTDPNGQPAVDFTFNPTGARKFGAYTAANIGQPFAIVLDNQVISAPVIRSAIPGGTGQISGSMDFEGANQLAVLLRAGALPAQLDFLEERTIGPELGQDSIDAGRLSSVIATAAVVAYMIASYGLFGAFASVSVVLNVVLILSIMSIMGATLTLPGIAGIVLTVGTAVDANVIIYERIREELRAGKRVAKAISDGFDEAMSAIIDANVTSFIAAAVMFFLGSGPVKGFAVTLTIGLVTSVFTAIFLTRLMIIWWLEWRKPKELIL, from the coding sequence ATGCTTCAGATCGACCGTTGGAAACGCATCCTGATCGTCGGGCTTTGCGTCCTGGGCATCGGCTTTGCCGTGCCAAACCTGTTCTATCAACGGGTCGAGTCCCATAACGACGCCCTGGCCGAGATCGAGCGCAACGGCGTCGAGACGCCCGAGCTTGCCGCCGCCCGCGATGCCTGGCCCGGCTGGCTGCCCAGTTCCGTCGTGGCGCTTGGCCTGGATCTGCGCGGCGGCGCCCATCTTCTGGGAGAGGTGCGCGTGGCCGAGGTTCACAAGGCGCGCATGGACGCGCTGTGGCCCGAACTGCGCCGCGCCCTGGCTGACGAACGCGCGACCCTGGGCGCAATCCGCCGCCTGCCGTCCCCCGAAGGCACCCTGAAGATCGAGGTCGAGAACGCCGATGGGATCGCCCGCGCCACCGAAATCGTGCGCGGCTTTTCCACGCCCGTCACCACCCTGACCGGCGCGGGCCAGCAAAGCTTGGCGATCCAGCAACAGGGCAACACGATCACCATCCAGTTGTCGGACGCCGAAAAGGCCGTGACCGACGACCGCACCGTCCAGCAAAGCGTCGAAATCATCCGGCGCCGCGTGGACGAGGTCGGCACACGCGAACCGACCATTGTCCGCCAGGGCGCCGACCGCATCCTGATCCAGGTGCCGGGCATCGGCTCGGCCGAGGAACTCAAGGCGCTGATCGGCACCACGGCCAAGCTGACCTTCAATTCGGTCGTCGCCACCGGCACCGATCCGCAGGCGCGGCCGGGCGTGGGCCAGGTCATCCTGCCCTCTGCCGATCAGGAAGGCATCTATTACACGCTGGAAGAAAGCCCCGTCGTAACCGGCGAGGAATTGACCAATGCGATGCCGGGAACGGATCCGAACGGCCAGCCCGCCGTTGATTTTACCTTCAACCCGACCGGCGCGCGCAAGTTCGGCGCCTATACGGCGGCCAATATCGGCCAGCCCTTTGCAATCGTCCTGGACAACCAGGTGATCTCGGCCCCGGTGATCCGGTCGGCCATTCCGGGCGGAACCGGCCAAATCTCGGGATCCATGGATTTCGAGGGCGCGAACCAGTTGGCCGTGCTGCTGCGTGCCGGCGCGCTGCCCGCGCAACTGGATTTCCTGGAAGAACGCACCATCGGCCCGGAACTGGGCCAGGACAGCATCGACGCGGGCCGCCTGTCGTCGGTCATCGCTACGGCGGCGGTGGTCGCCTATATGATCGCCAGCTATGGGCTGTTCGGGGCCTTTGCCTCGGTGTCAGTGGTCCTGAACGTGGTCCTGATCCTGTCGATTATGTCGATCATGGGAGCCACGCTGACCTTGCCGGGCATCGCCGGGATCGTACTGACGGTGGGCACGGCGGTGGATGCCAACGTCATCATCTATGAACGCATCCGTGAGGAATTGCGTGCGGGCAAACGCGTGGCCAAGGCCATCAGCGACGGCTTCGACGAGGCGATGAGCGCGATCATCGACGCGAACGTCACGTCCTTCATCGCGGCGGCAGTGATGTTCTTCCTGGGTTCTGGCCCGGTCAAGGGCTTTGCCGTGACGCTGACCATCGGGCTTGTCACCTCGGTCTTCACCGCCATCTTCCTGACGCGGCTGATGATCATCTGGTGGCTGGAATGGCGCAAGCCCAAAGAACTGATCCTGTAA
- the yajC gene encoding preprotein translocase subunit YajC codes for MLVSPAYAQAAAGGASPTAAFAQFIPLILIFAIMYFLMIRPQQKRVKQHREMVAAVKKGDQVVTSGGIIGKVASVRDEELEVEIATGVRVRVVRSTVSQVLNKTEPVAANA; via the coding sequence ATGCTCGTATCCCCCGCCTATGCCCAGGCCGCCGCAGGCGGTGCAAGCCCCACCGCAGCCTTTGCGCAGTTCATCCCGCTGATCCTGATCTTTGCGATCATGTATTTCCTGATGATCCGCCCGCAGCAAAAGCGCGTCAAGCAGCACCGCGAAATGGTCGCGGCTGTGAAAAAGGGCGATCAGGTCGTCACCTCGGGCGGCATCATCGGCAAGGTCGCATCCGTCCGCGACGAGGAACTGGAGGTCGAGATCGCGACCGGCGTCCGCGTCCGCGTGGTGCGCAGCACGGTGTCCCAGGTCTTGAACAAGACCGAACCCGTCGCTGCGAACGCCTGA
- the secF gene encoding protein translocase subunit SecF has protein sequence MAFRLKLVPDNTNINFFRWQFLTFGASMAAMVASVILIFTMGLNFGIDFKGGTTIRTESPTAFEVGDYREALDDLGFSDLAITEVFDPSFGSDRHVAMIRIGTTDETGSVSPEQLNQIEAALHEVDPQITFASVESVGPKVSGELIKTAFYAVGAACLGIMAYIWLRFEWQFSVGAVVSLIHDVLLTVGLFSLFQLKFDLTTIAALLTTLGFSCNDTVVVFDRLRENLMKYKTRPLIDLMNQTTNETLSRTIMTAVTTGIALTAMLIFGGDVIRDFVIAMLFGVIVGCYSTIYVAKNIVLWLGVKRDWSKKDPKLAASPFENAERS, from the coding sequence ATGGCATTCCGTCTGAAACTTGTCCCTGACAACACCAATATCAACTTCTTCCGCTGGCAATTTCTGACCTTCGGCGCGTCGATGGCAGCGATGGTGGCATCGGTCATCCTGATCTTCACGATGGGGCTGAACTTCGGCATCGACTTCAAGGGCGGCACCACCATCCGCACCGAAAGCCCCACCGCCTTCGAGGTTGGCGATTACCGCGAAGCCCTTGACGACCTGGGCTTCAGCGACCTTGCCATCACTGAGGTGTTCGATCCCAGCTTCGGCAGCGATCGCCATGTCGCCATGATCCGCATCGGCACCACGGACGAGACCGGCTCTGTCAGCCCCGAGCAGTTGAACCAGATCGAGGCTGCGCTGCACGAGGTCGATCCGCAGATTACCTTTGCATCCGTCGAATCTGTCGGTCCGAAGGTGTCGGGCGAATTGATAAAGACGGCCTTCTATGCGGTGGGGGCCGCCTGCCTGGGCATCATGGCCTATATCTGGCTGCGCTTCGAATGGCAGTTTTCGGTCGGGGCCGTCGTTTCGCTGATCCATGACGTGCTGCTGACGGTCGGGCTGTTCTCGCTGTTTCAGTTGAAGTTCGACCTGACGACCATTGCCGCGCTTCTGACGACCTTGGGCTTTTCCTGCAACGACACGGTCGTGGTCTTTGACCGGCTGCGGGAAAACTTGATGAAGTACAAGACGCGGCCTTTGATCGACCTGATGAACCAGACGACTAACGAAACGCTGTCGCGCACTATCATGACCGCCGTCACCACCGGTATCGCCCTGACCGCGATGCTGATCTTTGGCGGCGACGTGATCCGCGACTTTGTAATCGCCATGCTGTTCGGGGTGATCGTCGGCTGTTATTCCACGATCTATGTCGCAAAGAATATTGTGCTGTGGCTGGGCGTCAAGCGCGACTGGTCCAAGAAGGATCCGAAGCTGGCGGCGTCCCCGTTCGAAAACGCGGAACGTTCCTGA
- a CDS encoding Mth938-like domain-containing protein — protein MKLTPTDFGGAMAVDSYGPGFFRVGRTVYHGPVLVTATSAGAWGGLDDRTALMALAGQVDVLFLGMGADVAHAPADLIAALHKAGIAVEPMASPTAARSYNVTLSEGRRVACALLPL, from the coding sequence ATGAAGCTGACGCCCACCGATTTTGGCGGGGCGATGGCTGTGGACAGCTATGGCCCAGGCTTTTTCCGGGTTGGCAGGACGGTGTATCACGGTCCCGTTCTGGTTACGGCAACAAGCGCCGGGGCCTGGGGCGGACTGGATGATCGCACCGCGCTGATGGCCCTGGCGGGGCAGGTGGACGTCTTGTTCCTGGGCATGGGGGCGGATGTCGCCCATGCCCCCGCCGATCTGATCGCCGCCCTGCACAAGGCAGGGATTGCCGTCGAACCCATGGCCTCGCCCACTGCCGCGCGCTCCTATAATGTCACGCTGTCCGAGGGTCGGCGCGTCGCCTGCGCCTTGCTGCCCCTGTGA
- the glgX gene encoding glycogen debranching protein GlgX, producing the protein MRDLKDTPAFDLSVTRPDILGAEFLGEGTNFALFSDHATKVELCLFDDTGKQELHRLELPDMEGGIWFGYLPGIGPGQVYGYRVHGPYEPEQGHRFNRNKLLLDPYARELRGQIEWDDALHGYQVGEDDLSFDTRDSAPFMPKAVVVDAKFDWDTDRAIRTPWQSSFIYEAHVKGLTQLHPDVPEPDRGTFRGLGSDAVIEHLHKIGVTAIELLPIHAFANDRFLGEKGLSNYWGYSTLSFFAPHAPYLKSGQIREVKEAIRRLHKAGIEVILDVVFNHTAEGNELGQTMSFRGIDNASYYLLSPDNPRHSFDTTGTGNTLNVAHPMVLRMIMDSLRYWVEAMHVDGFRFDLASTLGRELQGFERDGSFFNAIRQDPILSSAKLIAEPWDIGEGGYQVGGYRWPFREWNDKFRDDTRAFWRRDPGLLPAFSERLAGSPVQFNHSHRPATSSVNFVAAHDGFTLWDTVSFNDKHNDANGEDNRDGHDHNLSDNLGAEGATDEPGIIAARIRRVRAMLATVMLSQGVPMILAGDDFGNTQDGNNNAYCQDNAISWLEWPKANQDIMTAVQALAAFRREVPLSQSRFGAAPDDAQARQPAITWLHPRGGAMEDGDWQDGELRCLALHQALPDGPDLLILVNAGEDAEFALPKGDWTLRIDTSTEGVAQDTLVSGTVAVSWQTVMAFMRAPQTQA; encoded by the coding sequence ATGCGCGATTTGAAAGACACACCCGCCTTTGATCTGTCCGTCACACGTCCCGACATCCTGGGCGCCGAGTTCCTGGGCGAAGGGACGAATTTCGCCCTGTTTTCGGACCATGCCACCAAAGTCGAACTGTGCCTGTTCGACGACACCGGCAAACAGGAACTGCACCGCCTGGAATTGCCCGACATGGAAGGCGGGATCTGGTTCGGCTATCTTCCCGGCATAGGGCCGGGCCAGGTGTACGGCTATCGCGTCCATGGTCCGTACGAGCCGGAACAAGGCCACCGCTTCAACCGGAACAAGTTGCTTCTGGACCCTTATGCCCGCGAATTGCGCGGGCAGATCGAATGGGACGATGCGCTGCACGGCTATCAGGTGGGCGAGGATGACCTGAGCTTCGACACCCGAGACAGCGCGCCCTTCATGCCCAAGGCAGTCGTGGTGGATGCCAAGTTCGACTGGGATACTGACCGCGCCATCCGCACGCCCTGGCAAAGCAGCTTTATCTATGAAGCCCATGTGAAGGGCCTGACGCAACTGCACCCCGATGTTCCCGAACCAGATCGCGGCACCTTTCGCGGCCTGGGCAGCGATGCGGTGATCGAACATCTGCACAAGATCGGCGTCACCGCGATCGAACTGCTGCCGATCCACGCCTTTGCCAATGACCGCTTCCTGGGTGAAAAGGGTTTGTCGAATTACTGGGGCTATTCCACCCTGTCGTTCTTCGCGCCCCACGCCCCTTATCTGAAATCCGGCCAGATCCGCGAGGTGAAGGAGGCGATCCGCAGGCTGCACAAGGCGGGGATCGAGGTGATCCTGGACGTGGTCTTCAACCACACCGCCGAAGGCAACGAACTGGGCCAGACGATGTCGTTCCGGGGCATCGACAACGCGTCCTATTACCTGCTGTCGCCCGACAACCCCCGCCACAGCTTCGACACCACCGGCACCGGCAACACCCTGAACGTCGCGCATCCAATGGTCCTGCGCATGATCATGGATTCGTTGCGTTACTGGGTCGAGGCGATGCACGTCGATGGCTTCCGCTTCGACCTGGCATCGACCCTGGGGCGTGAATTGCAAGGGTTCGAACGCGACGGGTCGTTCTTCAACGCCATCCGCCAGGATCCGATCCTGTCCAGCGCCAAGCTGATCGCCGAACCTTGGGACATCGGCGAAGGCGGATACCAGGTCGGCGGATACCGCTGGCCATTCCGCGAATGGAACGACAAGTTCCGCGACGACACCCGCGCCTTCTGGCGCCGCGATCCGGGGCTGTTGCCTGCCTTTTCCGAACGGCTGGCAGGATCGCCGGTGCAGTTCAACCACAGCCACCGCCCCGCGACATCCAGCGTGAATTTCGTCGCGGCCCATGACGGCTTTACCCTGTGGGACACGGTCAGCTTCAACGACAAGCACAATGATGCGAATGGAGAAGACAACCGCGACGGCCACGACCACAACCTGTCCGACAATCTGGGGGCCGAGGGCGCGACGGACGAACCGGGCATAATCGCCGCACGCATCCGGCGGGTGCGCGCGATGCTGGCGACGGTGATGCTCAGCCAAGGGGTGCCGATGATCCTGGCGGGCGACGATTTCGGCAATACCCAGGACGGCAACAACAACGCCTATTGCCAGGACAATGCGATCAGCTGGCTGGAATGGCCCAAGGCGAACCAGGATATCATGACCGCCGTGCAGGCCCTGGCCGCATTCCGGCGCGAGGTGCCGTTGTCGCAATCCCGCTTTGGCGCGGCACCCGATGACGCCCAGGCCCGTCAGCCGGCCATCACATGGCTTCATCCACGCGGCGGCGCGATGGAGGACGGCGACTGGCAGGACGGCGAACTGCGCTGCCTTGCCCTGCACCAGGCCCTTCCCGACGGGCCGGACCTGCTGATCCTGGTCAATGCGGGCGAGGATGCGGAATTCGCCCTGCCCAAGGGGGATTGGACCCTGCGCATCGACACCTCGACCGAAGGGGTGGCGCAGGATACACTGGTCAGCGGCACGGTGGCGGTGTCCTGGCAGACAGTCATGGCCTTTATGCGCGCCCCACAGACGCAGGCATAA
- a CDS encoding DsbE family thiol:disulfide interchange protein, protein MARISPLVAVPPLAFAALAGMFLWGMGRDDPNTLPSAMVGRQAPAVPLTTLPGKTQLTDEMLRQPGVKLVNFWASWCPPCRAEHPTLTDLARRMPVYGVDLRDNDANALAFLDQDGDPYAAISTDPKGRAAIDWGVTAPPETFIVDGDGTILYRFAGPLVREDYTGRFLPELEKALAAED, encoded by the coding sequence GTGGCTAGGATTTCACCGCTTGTCGCCGTTCCGCCCTTGGCTTTCGCCGCTTTGGCCGGAATGTTCCTGTGGGGCATGGGGCGTGACGATCCTAACACGCTGCCCTCGGCCATGGTGGGGCGTCAGGCGCCCGCCGTTCCCCTGACGACGCTGCCCGGAAAGACCCAACTGACAGACGAGATGCTGCGCCAGCCGGGGGTAAAGCTTGTAAATTTCTGGGCCAGCTGGTGCCCGCCTTGCCGCGCCGAACATCCGACGCTGACCGATCTGGCCCGGCGGATGCCGGTCTATGGCGTCGATCTGCGCGACAACGATGCCAATGCCCTGGCCTTCTTGGATCAGGATGGCGATCCCTATGCCGCCATCTCCACCGACCCCAAGGGGCGGGCTGCCATCGACTGGGGCGTCACCGCCCCGCCGGAAACCTTTATTGTCGATGGGGACGGGACGATCCTTTACCGCTTTGCCGGTCCCCTGGTCCGAGAGGATTACACCGGACGCTTCCTGCCGGAACTGGAAAAAGCCCTGGCAGCCGAGGATTAG
- a CDS encoding sugar phosphate nucleotidyltransferase has translation MSATHSRSSIITPWDQGVATVLLAGGQGSRLHELTAAESKPAVHFAGRNRIVDFAMANIVRSGLDRMLVATQYAPATLHDHLPARWEGHFPQGGMVLCDGGNCYLGTADAVRHNWQQIADWGSEQVLVLAADHVYDMDYGPLIAAHRASGAAVTVAVDVVPLDQAGGFGVMQADDGGRILSFLEKPAHPPAIPGEPDSAMVSMGVYVFKTDWLRDALFSGDIKPMDFGHDVIPVAVAQGIAAAHRLPAGPSGHVYWRDVGTLDALRLSHLDFVGQQPARLPRMSTLSEWYLGRGSVAMPGALVPGSARLTGCLVAPGTQVPSGLVAGEDPDEDSRWFRRDKDTLLITQAMLDRRDAIRVPMTLPAGARHALRPQDVA, from the coding sequence GTGTCAGCAACGCATTCCCGTTCGTCCATTATTACCCCCTGGGATCAAGGGGTTGCGACCGTCCTGCTGGCGGGCGGCCAAGGCAGCCGCCTGCACGAACTGACCGCCGCCGAAAGCAAGCCTGCCGTGCATTTCGCAGGCCGCAACCGAATCGTGGATTTCGCAATGGCGAACATCGTCCGGTCGGGGTTGGACAGGATGCTGGTCGCCACCCAATACGCGCCCGCCACCCTGCACGACCATCTGCCCGCCCGGTGGGAGGGCCACTTTCCGCAAGGCGGCATGGTGCTGTGCGACGGGGGCAACTGCTATCTTGGAACTGCCGACGCGGTGCGCCACAACTGGCAGCAGATCGCGGACTGGGGTTCGGAACAGGTTCTGGTTCTGGCAGCCGACCACGTTTACGATATGGACTACGGTCCGCTGATCGCGGCGCATCGTGCATCAGGCGCGGCGGTAACGGTGGCCGTGGACGTCGTTCCTCTGGATCAGGCCGGCGGCTTTGGCGTGATGCAGGCCGATGACGGCGGCCGCATCCTGTCCTTCCTGGAAAAGCCCGCACATCCCCCCGCCATCCCCGGCGAGCCGGATAGCGCCATGGTGTCCATGGGCGTCTATGTGTTCAAGACCGACTGGCTGAGGGATGCCCTGTTCAGTGGCGACATCAAGCCCATGGATTTCGGGCACGATGTCATTCCCGTGGCGGTGGCCCAGGGGATTGCCGCGGCCCATCGCCTGCCTGCGGGACCGTCGGGCCATGTTTATTGGCGCGATGTCGGCACGCTGGATGCCTTGCGCCTGTCCCATTTGGATTTCGTGGGCCAGCAGCCTGCCCGGTTGCCGCGTATGTCCACCTTGTCCGAATGGTATCTGGGACGGGGCAGCGTGGCGATGCCGGGCGCGCTTGTCCCAGGCTCGGCCCGGTTGACGGGCTGCCTTGTGGCCCCTGGCACCCAAGTACCTTCCGGTCTGGTCGCGGGCGAGGATCCAGACGAGGATTCCCGCTGGTTCCGCCGGGACAAGGACACCCTTCTGATCACCCAGGCGATGCTGGACCGGCGGGACGCGATCCGCGTGCCGATGACCCTGCCCGCCGGGGCGCGCCATGCGCTGCGGCCCCAAGATGTCGCATGA
- the ccmB gene encoding heme exporter protein CcmB produces the protein MIALLRRDLSLAVRAGGGFGLGVAFFLILCTLVPFGVGPDTSALQPIAPGILWLGALLACLLSLDRVFALDYEDGSLDLLATSPLPLEGAVAVKALAHWVTTGLPLILAAPLFGILLHLPPAAILPLLASLALGTPALSMLGAFGAAVTVGLRRGGLLLSLLVLPLYIPTLIFGTEMIRRGQEGGDMGPPLLFLAGITAGVLAVIPFAAAAALRVNLR, from the coding sequence ATGATTGCCCTGCTGCGGCGCGACCTGTCGCTTGCGGTGCGCGCGGGGGGCGGGTTCGGCCTTGGCGTCGCCTTCTTCCTGATCCTTTGCACGCTTGTCCCCTTTGGCGTCGGCCCGGACACCAGCGCGCTGCAACCCATCGCGCCGGGCATCCTGTGGCTGGGTGCGCTGCTGGCCTGCCTTCTGTCTCTGGACCGCGTCTTCGCGCTGGATTACGAGGATGGCAGCCTGGACCTGCTGGCGACATCCCCCCTGCCGCTGGAAGGGGCGGTGGCGGTCAAGGCGCTTGCGCACTGGGTCACCACCGGGCTGCCGTTGATCCTGGCCGCGCCCCTGTTCGGCATCCTGCTGCACCTGCCCCCTGCCGCCATCCTGCCGCTGCTGGCGTCGCTGGCTCTGGGCACGCCCGCGCTGTCGATGCTGGGCGCTTTCGGGGCGGCCGTCACGGTGGGATTGCGGCGCGGGGGGCTACTTTTGTCGTTGCTGGTGCTGCCGCTTTATATCCCGACACTGATCTTCGGGACCGAGATGATCCGGCGCGGGCAAGAGGGCGGCGACATGGGACCGCCGCTGCTGTTTCTGGCGGGCATCACGGCGGGCGTGCTGGCCGTGATACCTTTTGCCGCAGCCGCCGCGCTGCGGGTCAATCTGCGGTGA